One Rhizoctonia solani chromosome 2, complete sequence DNA segment encodes these proteins:
- a CDS encoding prenylcysteine lyase: MFSFFVLVLGSSLLFNEASAVSFKVAVIGAGAGGSSASYWLSLAKQRAAKGINIGVTVFEQDNRIGGRSEVVYPYGDTSYPPIEVGAALFTGGNKNMIRAASEFGLSLTSFGSPTNGTGVWDGSNLVWRTTNNSTADSIRSDQRYQDGSAKTLRLIIPYLTSFAKSYTHSFPSFATIADYSSAVGYTTLSTTTLKSYLTQGCQCDQCRGWHGKFGLWELLQHQNGQLQDFEQFLTRSGASLQLGTKVESIRKIGSKYIIETNKGEGEYDAVIVAAPLPLTKIKFIGTATKPSSFAKVNYVHLHSTTLTTTSPSLLPTYFKVDNSSMLPGTIVTTGEYGSRPEFTGLRYQYTLLRNGVTEHVVKIYSLEKLSNGKLEKLFGKNMVKWVHRQEWEAYPYFPSRSDFPPVKIDERLYYVNAMEALFSTMETEIISSRNVVDILSKELLGSGLCGPTGAKGPITQTYVLGWDC, encoded by the exons ATGTTTTCGTTCTTTGTTCTTGTACTTGGCTCGTCGTTATTATTCAACGAGGCTTCAGCTGTCTCTTTCAAAGTAGCTGTTATCGGAGCGGGTGCGGGAGGATCTTCTGCGTCATATTGGCTCTCACTCGCGAAACAACGTGCCGCTAAGGGAATAAATATAGGTGTCACCGTCTTTGAGCAAGATAATCGTATTGGTGGCC GGAGTGAAGTTGTTTACCCATATGGCGACACTTCGTATCCACCCATCGAGGTCGGTGCGGCACTTTTTACAGGGGGTAACAAGAACATGATCCGAGCCGCCTCTGAATTTGGGCTAAGCCTGACTTCATTCGGTAGCCCGACTAATGGGACGGGGGTCTGGGATGGGTCCAATCTCGTCTGGCGAACCACAAACAACAGTACTGCAGACTCGATTCGTAGCGACCAGCGATACCAAGATGGGTCGGCGAAAACGTTAAGACT GATCATACCATACCTGACTTCATTTGCCAAGTCATACACACATTCATTCCCTAGTTTTGCAACGATCGCTGATTATTCATCTGCTGTGGGGTATACCACACTCTCGACCACCACGCTGAAATCGTACCTCACCCAAG GATGCCAGTGCGATCAATGCCGTGGCTGGCATGGCAAGTTTGGCCTCTGGGAACTCTTACAGCATCAAAACGGGCAACTTCAGGATTTTGAACAGTTCTTGACCCGAAGCGGAGCGTCACTACAGCTTGGAACCAAG GTAGAATCTATCAGGAAAATCGGTTCTAAATACATTATTGAGACAAACAAAGGAGAGGGAGAATATGATGCAGTCATCGTCGCTGCTCCCCTCCCGCTCACAAAGATCAAGTTCATCGGCACCGCGACCAAACCATCTTCGTTTGCCAAAGTCAACTACGTCCACCTTCATTCCACGACCCTAACAACTACTAGTCCATCTTTGCTCCCAACTTACTTTAAAGTTGATAACTCGTCTATGTTACCTGGAACTATTGTGACCACCGGAGAGTATGGTTCCAGGCCCGAATTTACCGGACTACGGTACCAGTATACACTTTTGAGGAATGGGGTAACGGAGCACGTTGTAAAGATTTACTCACTGGAGAAATTGTCGAACGGAAAACTGGAAAAGCTTTTCGGAAAGAACATGGTTAAGTGGGTACACCGCCAGGAG TGGGAGGCGTATCCGTATTTTCCTTCTCGCTCTGACTTCCCTCCCGTCAAGATTGATGAAAGGTTATACTACGTGAATGCTATGGAAGC CCTATTCTCGACGATGGAAACAGAAATAATCTCTTCTCGTAACGTTGTTGATATCCTATCTAAAGAGCTTCTAGGATCTGGGTTGTGTGGGCCCACAGGAGCTAAAGGTCCTATAACTCAGACATACGTTCTTGGTTGGGATTGTTAG
- a CDS encoding Transferase domain-containing protein, with product MDHFRVEPVCVMDAHSGGAHLVLTIGFIFSGAVDRAQIESAVKVLVGKWPVLGARLRRSSSNSQALEALIPDSQHAVLATTFYVSALPTTNFEPPNPPSKTTPKGIHQVETLPARTSTITTQRLSRNLELYFEKSQPTLEELISSESSAFRLHVSCLADATVFAFTFPHVLMDASAAGSVMRGLVSVLEGKAPLDELEGDPWADFVNTTRPGADLNLRGWTTYGPSDFMASAETERMDLERDGPISQRTIYFPPAEIARLKEQAMRELKVLGLEVPLLSSGDVIVAWLYKNFYGDEQYDADRTSRLIYVLDARKRLPEAFPPDKVYLKNAYILNVTSKYANCKIRDMSLGEIARLVRELVTEGSKRETVLDHLQWKHDHAGEVQVPVPSGERVLFASNWLMFGFGGLNISKAVKPGTGTGEVLDIYWCMPGIPRGCVTFRSSDGGINAVFDWAEVNWTSGSIGKYAIENMKTKKSKKGKAMKRLRIHSLFSWYRRLIATRH from the exons ATGGATCACTTTCGTGTCGAACCTGTTTGTGTCATGGATGCGCACTCGGGCGGTGCGCATTTAGTCCTCACTATTGGCTTTATTTTCAGCGGGGCGGTCGATAGAGCCCAGATTGAGTCCGCGGTCAAGGTTCTTGTTGGAAAATGGCCAGTACTTGGGGCGCGTTTACGTCGTTCTAGTTCGAAT TCACAGGCACTGGAGGCTCTAATTCCCGACTCCCAGCATGCAGTCTTGGCTACCACATTTTATGTGAGCGCGCTCCCTACCACAAACTTTGAACCTCCTAACCCCCCCAGCAAGACCACACCCAAAGGAATTCATCAAGTGGAAACCTTGCCCGCTCGAACCTCGACCATCACGACCCAGAGACTCTCTCGCAACCTCGAGCTCTATTTCGAAAAGTCGCAGCCCACACTCGAAGAATTAATTTCATCTGAATCCTCCGCGTTCCGGCTTCACGTCTCGTGTTTGGCCGATGCGACCGTTTTCGCGTTTACCTTTCCTCATGTACTCATGGACGCATCGGCTGCAGGGTCAGTCATGCGTGGCCTCGTCTCGGTTCTTGAAGGCAAAGCACCGTTGGACGAGCTCGAGGGCGACCCTTGGGCGGACTTTGTCAACACCACTCGCCCAGGAGCCGATTTGAATTTGAGAGGATGGACAACGTACGGTCCTTCTGATTTTATGGCGTCCGCCGAGACGGAGCGCATGGACCTCGAGCGAGATGGCCCCATCTCGCAGCGTACGATTTATTTTCCTCCGGCTGAGATTGCACGACTGAAGGAGCAGGCGATGCGCGAGCTAAAGGTGCTCGGGTTAGAGGTACCGCTCTTAAGCTCGGGGGATGTAATTGTTGCGTGGTTGTACAAG AATTTTTATGGGGACGAACAGTACGATGCCGACCGAACGAGTCGTCTGATCTATGTTCTGGATGCTCG AAAACGGCTGCCCGAAGCATTTCCTCCTGACAAGGTGTATCTCAAAAACGCCTATATTCTCAATGTTACGAGCAAGTACGCAAATTGCAAAATACGCGATATGAGTCTAGGTGAAATTGCGAGGCTTGTCCGAGAGCTTGTGACCGAGGGCTCGAAACGAGAAACCGTGTTGGATCATTTACAGTGGAAACATGATCATGCTGGCGAGGTTCAAGTTCCAGTCCCTTCCGGCGAGCGAGTTTTAT TTGCATCGAATT GGCTGATGTTCGGGTTCGGGGGCTTGAATATTTCCAAAGCTGTCAAACCCGGTACTGGTACCGGCGAGGTTTTGGATATATATTGGTGTATGCCTGGTATTCCTCG TGGATGTGTCACATTCCGAAGCAGTGATGGAGGAATCAACGCCGTATTCGATTGGGCAGAAGTTAACTGGACATCCGGCTCAATTGGGAAATATGCAATCGAAAACATGAAGACCAAAAAGTCTAAAAAGGGCAAGGCAATGAAAAGgctgcgcatacattcactTTTTTCGTGGTATCGTCGTCTTATTGCCACCCGACACTAA
- a CDS encoding alcohol dehydrogenase, which yields MSSSETVFKGYGITDANRWSDFKLVDIKPKTWEEEDIDVAVSYCGVCGSDIHTITGGWGSIQELPLVVGHEIAGTAVRVGPIAAQKTGIKVGDRVGIGARCNACGVCGPCTSDNENYCVKGPIDTYHGRHPDGTMTQGGYSTAVRANHQYVFPIPDGIALEDAASMMCAGLTMYSPLIHNGAGPGKKVGIIGLGGLGHYGVLFAKALGCEVYVFSHSTRKEQDALKMGADHFVVSEDKENMARLRGTLDLIISTVNVVDTFPLAEYLSLLVVRGTFINVGAPETKLPQLAAFDFTPNACRLGGSCVGSKREAIEMLASSLPSSH from the exons ATGTCTTCGTCTGAGACTGTTTTCAAAGGCTACGGCATCACAGATGCCAACAGATGG AGCGATTTCAAGCTCGTGGACATCAAGCCCAAGACATGGGAAGAGGAAGACATTGACGTCGCTGTCTCCTACTGTGGTGTATGCGGCTCCGACATTCACACCATCACG GGTGGGTGGGGCAGCATCCAAGAGCTACCTCTAGTCGTTGG GCATGAGATCGCCGGTACTGCGGTTCGCGTAGGCCCAATTGCTGCTCAAAAGACAGGAATCAAGGTTGGAGATCGTGTTGGAATTGGTGCTCGTTGCAACGCATGCGGAGTGTGTGGCCCATGCACCTCTGATAACGAGAACTATTGTGTCAAAGGACCAATAGACACATAT CACGGTCGACACCCCGACGGAACAATGACTCAGGGCGGTTACAGTACTGCAGTTCGCGCAAACCACCAGTATGTATTCCCCATTCCAGATGGAATAGCCTTGGAGGACGCAGCGAGTATGATG TGTGCCGGCTTAACCATGTACTCTCCTCTAATCCACAATGGTGCGGGTCCTGGCAAAAAAGTCGGAATTATTGGATTGGGGGGCTTG GGTCATTATGGTGTTCTCTTTGCAAAGGCTCTCGGATGCGAAGTTTACGTCTTTTCGCATAGCACACGCAAAGAACAGGACGCACTCAAAATGGGCGCAGACCACTTTGTCGTATCGGAAGACAAG GAAAACATGGCGCGCCTCCGAGGCACCCTTGACCTGATTATTTCGACAGTCAACGTGGTTGACACCTTCCCGTTGGCCGAATACTTGAG TTTGTTGGTCGTGCGCGGCACATTTATCAATGTCGGAGCGCCCGAAACCAAGCTTCCTCAgttggctgcatttgatttTACTCCCAACGCATGCAGACTCGGGGGATCATGTGTTGGTTCAAAACGGGAGGCCATCGAGATGCTTGCAAGTTCACTTCCTTCTTCTCATTGA
- a CDS encoding kinase domain protein, whose translation MSWLIRDRLRSNFYRNHFLPLRLLLRNSGDFSASERSGVAAFFLNKWDEEIIPSYKPESFYPARSRELVNETFYLISKLGFGTTSTVWLARDVRRWWWQDKYVVLKISVNDLPVKSTDYEVTVTARIASEDPLHPGRQFLRTPIDSFRLRGPKGTHLVQVYEPMREPLCVLQDRVQGRKFSPDLVKTILGFVLSGLDYLHNQCHIIHGDLTTENILIPIESPRILRRFVYEGLSLTPQAYRIDGRAICLSRQDMGELDPQAPMGPPKIIDFGASTFLGGEHTTQHINNQLIRYKAPELLLGTPFGYGIDVWNLGLMTWELLQGDGLLEVRDLMEWVNTEEMQLAEIIGLLGPPPEALRSQGSKSYLYFDSKGHFKFPHLIPQPKKLKKRVDSLAKKDRPLFLDFLRGMLTWDPLKRKSVRELLAHPWLRQESPQ comes from the exons ATGTCTTGGTTGATTCGCGACCGTTTGCGCTCTAACTTTTATCGAAATCACTTTCTTCCCCTGAGGCTCTTACTCCGAAACTCAGGGGACTTCTCTGCGTCGGAGAGAAGTGGGGTCGCCGCGTTCTTCTTAAACAAATGGGACGAAGAAATTATCCCTTCTTACAAACCTGAATCTTTTTATCCCGCAAGATCTAGAGAGTTAGTGAACGAAACTTTTTATTTAATATCAAAGTTGGGATTTGGAACAACATCCACCGTATGGCTCGCGCGTGACGTTCGTCG GTGGTGGTGGCAAGATAAATATGTGGTCTTAAAAATATCAGTCAACGATCTACCCGTAAAATCTACGGACTATGAAGTAACCGTTACAGCCCGCATCGCCAGCGAGGATCCTTTGCACCCGGGTCGGCAATTTCTACGCACGCCTATTGATAGTTTTAGACTTCGTGGTCCGAAAGGTACACACCTTGTGCAAGTTTACGAGCCCATGAGAGAGCCTTTGTGTGTCTTACAAGATAGAGTGCAAGGACGTAAGTTCTCGCCCGACCTTGTCAAGACAATCCTTGGATTCGTACTCAGTGGGTTGGACTACCTCCATAACCAATGCCATATTATTCATGGAG ATCTGACTACCGAGAATATTTTAATACCTATTGAATCCCCCCGAATTCTGAGGCGTTTCGTGTATGAAGGACTCTCTCTTACGCCTCAAGCCTATCGAATTGATGGCCGAGCTATTTGCCTTTCCCGCCAAGACATGGGTGAACTCGACCCTCAGGCACCGATGGGACCTCCCAAGATTATTGATTTTGGTGCCTCAACATTTCTGGGCGGAGAACATACCACTCAGCATATCAATAACCAGCTGATCCGATATAAGGCGCCAGAGTTACTACTTGGCACCCCCTTTGGATATGGTATAGATGTATGGAATCTAGGTCTCATG ACATGGGAGCTTTTGCAAGGCGATGGGCTACTTGAAGTTCGCGATCTGATGGAATGGGTGAACACAGAAGAGATGCAGCTAGCTGAGATTATTGGGCTCCTCGGACCTCCTCCAGAAGCACTCAGATCGCAAGGCTCAAAATCCTACCTATATTTTGATTCAAAGG GACACTTCAAATTTCCACACTTAATTCCCCAACCAAAAAAGCTCAAGAAGAGAGTAGACTCCCTAGCCAAAAAGGACAGACCCCTTTTTCTCGACTTCCTGAGGGGTATGCTGACTTGGGATCCATTAAAGCGGAAGTCGGTTCGGGAGTTGCTGGCGCATCCGTGGCTGAGGCAGGAGTCGCCGCAGTAA